A stretch of DNA from Oncorhynchus nerka isolate Pitt River linkage group LG22, Oner_Uvic_2.0, whole genome shotgun sequence:
ATTAAAATAATGAAGACATGATTGCTATAGTTAATGGTATAATCACATAATAacattgtgtgttgtgttgacaaTAACATGCAAACTAAAACATTGTGTATCACTAGCAAGCAGCTTGCTGTATGTTTTCATAACGTACTGATTTGCAAACCCCAAAAGTCTGGTTATACAATTATTCTGCAAGCATGCTGCaaaactagctacaagctagccAAATAGCTTGCACAGTGCACATATTTAGCTgacagctaacgttagttagcttaATGTGCAAAGTCAAGCATGGAAGACCGTCTTAACGTACGTTTCAGTGTCCATTGGAAACTTGAATAGCGATGCTGACCGATTACTTTTTATGGTGCAATTTGGAGCTGCGCAAAAGTTTGCCATGGTTTGCTTATGCTAGTATAATGCTTTTCAAAAGTAATTTACTTCAATATTAATTTATCCAGAAATTAGTAAAGAATGGACTCCCACGCAACAGTGCTTTATGTGGCCTGGAGGAATCAACGCGACGCGCGATTAAATCACGACCTTCCCACAATGCTTTGCTAACATAACTCAGTACGCATGTTTGTCACTGTCCTGTTCATATCATCTCAGGGTTCCAATACTGATATTAGCTTTCCTTGCGCCCTTCGGATCCACACAAGACATTTCAGAGTTTTGACATGGTTCATGTTTGGCCCTCCGAAACTCGTTAGCCAGGTATAGGACAGTATTTTCTAACTTACCATATTCCTATTTGACTAAAATTACAGTCCAACAGAAGGGCAGTTGAATCCAGTGAGTAATCAATGAATACATTTCCTTGTTAGGTATGTTATTACATGATTTCCCATTTCAAAGGCAATAATTCCACCAGAGAACCATTTTGGTATAATTTTATTGAATAGTGTCACTTTTCCTGGATGTACAACACACATTTGTTTATTTCCTACCAGATGATTTGAAGGTGATAAAAGGTGTGCTGTACGTAATTTATCTATGGTAAAACCTAGTGATAGATAAATTATCAACTTTACATTAAAataaacaatacattcataaaACAAACACAGTAAGACAGCAGAGAGAATGCATACAGCGAATAAAAGTGAAGGTGTAGCAGATCAAGCTATGGCAAATGTCCCTTCCTTATGAGAAGTAACTAACAGAAAACAAAAAGCATGCCAAATTGAGGTACCCAGTCTTATTGTATTAGTAAATCTTGCCACACAAAGCCCATATTATCACAATTTGGATTAACAACCATTATGGATGGTAAAACAGCAAATAATCTATTTTCATTATTTTAAAACCCCTTTGTAAAGTGCCCATCAGTTCCATATTCTTTCTATTCATTTTCAGGCCTCCTCATCCCACTCATCCAAAGACTCAGATCCTCTCCAGGTCTTTGGGATGGTCAGGCAGGTCCTCCAGGAGAGCAGGGTTCCTCCTGTAGATGTAAGCGCTGGCATCGTCGTCCAGATTCACCAGCTCTGCCAGTGAGGACACACAGGTGTCGTGGTCTGTCAGCATCCCAGGCAGGTGGGATGACTTGCGCTGGATACGACAGGAACGACGGACTGGTGTCAGGAACTTCAGATCCTTGATGGTGTTTTTTCGCTTGGAACCACTTGCACATGCTTCAGTGTTGATTGTTCTCTTAACACTAGAAGGGGAAAGATATAGACAGAATTGTGTGGTTAGTTGACAGCCATGTTCAGTTTAATATACATTTCAATATAGAGATGTGAAGTAGTGATGTTCTCCATGACCTCCAGTATTTCCAATAATTGTATGGAAGTGATTTTAAAATAGGTATTTAAGATAAGAAATAGCACCTTTGAAGGTATGGAGTTGTCTTCAGATTGTATTTCACTATGGAGGCTCCCTCTGGTGTAGTCTCCATCAAGCATTCGTCATCATAATCACTATCAACTTCCTCAATATAACCCTTCCTTACTTTCTGCTCTGAAGCTCCCTCTCCTACTTCACTTTTCACTTCCTCAGACCTGTCAAAATTATTCTCAGCAAACTCATTCCTTTCTTCAAATCCATAATTTGTCTCAACCTCCACAATTTTCTCTTCAGATTCCTTTTTCTCATGTGGCTCTAAAAGGAAAAAAAGAACACACCAATGAATAACACATGAATAAAGTTTACATGATAAAATGTTACTCTCACATGATTTGAACCTTCCAGTTGCATGATTTGAATCAGGCAGATGATGCCAAGTGAGCAAGTAAATTTGACTGTTTGCTGTGAATGTAAATGCACTGACCACAAAACTTACCATCCACACTTGCTGAGGGCGTCTCCAATGCCTCCAAAGCATCACAAAGGTTGACCACAACCTGTGATAAGACACAAGACAGTGGTGGTTAGGTTAGATTTAAGAATTTTGATGAATAAAATTACAGTACCAAAAAAATAAATTACTAAACAAAGAATGTTTCTTACATCATTCATTTGAACCTCTGGATCAATAGGGAGAAAATATGTATCAGAGTTGTCAAGCAAGTCCAGCGTCGTGTTCATTATCAGTGGAGTTGAGGCACAGGCTGCCTCCTGCTCAGGGACCACCTGGTCATTTTTAGGCCGAACAGTCGATTCAGGCTCAGGACCAGGTTGTTGTGACGTCTGATCAGAGAAATGAGGCTCAACATTGGTCTTTTGTGGTGAGAAGGCTGTGGATACTGCGTGGACTTCAGGCTCGGACTGCACAACTGGTTTATACTTTGGGAGTGCCACTGCCGATATGGGAGGCCTTTTCAGAGTCTTTCCCTTGGATGCCAGCCACTCCGCCAGCTTTGCTCTGGCAATCAATGATTAAAAACATCAGTTaaaaccagtggtggaaaaagtatccaattgtcatacttgagtaaaaataaaaagataacttaatagaaaatgacaagtAATCGAGTCACtacgtaaaatactacttgagtaaaagtctaaaagtatttggttttaaatatacttaagtatcaaaagtaaatgtaattgcaaaaatatacatgagtatcaaaagttaaagtaaaaataatttcaaattgtgtatgtatatatatatactgctcaaaaaaataaagggaacacttaaacaacacaatgtaactccaagtcaatcacacttctgtgaaatcaaactgtccacttaggaagcaacactgaaacactaaatttcacatgctgttgtgcaaatgaaatagacaacaggtggaaattataggcatttagcaagacacccccaataaaggagtggttctgcaggtggtgaccacagaccacttctcagttcctatgcttcctggctgatgttttggtcacttttgaatgctggcagtgctttcactctagtggtagcatgagacggagtctacaacccacacaagtggctcaggtagtgcagctcatccaggatggcacatcaatgcgagctgtggcaagaaggtttgctctgtctgtcagcgtagtgtccagagcatggaggcgctaccaggagagaggccagtacatcaggaaacagactccatgagggtggtatgagggcccaatgtccacaggtgggggttgtgcttacagcccaacactgtgcaggacgtttggcatttgccagagaacaccaagattggcaaattcgccactggcgccctgtgctcttcacagatgaaagcaggttcacactgagcacatgtgacagacgtgacagagtctggagacgccgtggagaacgttctgctgcctgcaacatcctccaccatgaccggtttggcggtgggtcagtcatggtgtggggtggcatttctttggggggccgcacagcccccATGTGcccgccagaggtagcctgactgccattaggtaccgagatgagatcctcagaccccttgtgagaccatatgctggcgcggttggccctgggttcctcctaatgcaagacctcatgtggctggagtgtgtcagcagttcctgcaagaggaaggcattgatgctatggactggcccgcccattccccagacctgaatccaattgagcacatctgggacatcaggTCTCGCTCCacccaccaacgccacattgcaccacagactgtccaggacttggcggatgctttagtccaggtctgggaggagatccctcaggagaccatccgccacctcatcaggagc
This window harbors:
- the LOC115105568 gene encoding cytoskeleton-associated protein 2-like, whose product is MTMDTVTRKNTNFKKGNKENARPASGPTKSFITRVAPTKTVAAPSAPLHSKSNKKEDLGKGEDALKKVKMATAGDTKRRNTFSQTLLTKQAVRQRKLVAEASEPATVPAKPVPGTYKGKVVQSKISSFRKPSGLEGGVESKASTKTSAPKAESQKPGNLTKIRPKAVADLPQRSMFKPPQICQPSKSKSVSNGPPPVSKCPATCRPTGFCSAVPPARMALLTTALQSSSRSAMTSKGKELPQRTKPKMTTDKVRKPPVASTLSQYRANTETAEEKRAKLAEWLASKGKTLKRPPISAVALPKYKPVVQSEPEVHAVSTAFSPQKTNVEPHFSDQTSQQPGPEPESTVRPKNDQVVPEQEAACASTPLIMNTTLDLLDNSDTYFLPIDPEVQMNDVVVNLCDALEALETPSASVDEPHEKKESEEKIVEVETNYGFEERNEFAENNFDRSEEVKSEVGEGASEQKVRKGYIEEVDSDYDDECLMETTPEGASIVKYNLKTTPYLQSVKRTINTEACASGSKRKNTIKDLKFLTPVRRSCRIQRKSSHLPGMLTDHDTCVSSLAELVNLDDDASAYIYRRNPALLEDLPDHPKDLERI